The following proteins come from a genomic window of Miscanthus floridulus cultivar M001 chromosome 2, ASM1932011v1, whole genome shotgun sequence:
- the LOC136536342 gene encoding uncharacterized protein → MKTPVTLDSAPLKAFMKTSATSAAASSRGKSKRKTPESFLLPKKPRTKKARLPPKPQVEIPTLGNTSAPAEPTPEVSTEDEEIHDSEISETHEAEGSRAYKPDETIDEILDELARETSPDQAPNLSPLNLQPSSPASHGITHPDDQPAQQKNITKPTTSYSFSIEDYVIEKGEEITSHQTLSLENQAQLKEVIILLNKDTISLVQDADQIKDLLELIDQDIPSALKAPLESAAHLDDHFAMAKGDMNNIGYSQSRIRSSD, encoded by the exons atgaaaactcctgtaactttggattcagcacctttaaaggcattcatgaaaacttctgctacttcagctgctgcatcttcaagaggaaaaagcaaaaggaaaacacctgaaagtttcctcttacccaagaaaccaaggaccaagaaagccagattacctcctaag ccacaagtcgaaattcccacactgggtaatacctcagcgcctgcagaaccaacccctgaagtttctactgaagatgaagaaattcatgatagcgaaatttcagagactcatgaagctgaaggttcaagggcttataaacctgatgagactatag atgaaatcttagatgaactggcaagggaaacctctcctgatcaagctccaaacctgtcccctctgaatcttcagccaagttccccagcaagccatggtataacccatcctgatgatcaaccAGCTCAGCAG aagaacatcactaaaccgaccaccagctactccttctctattgaggactacgtcattgagaaaggtgaagagatcacttcccATCAAACCTTATCACTGGAAAATCAGGCTCAGCTAAAAGaagtgatcattctgctgaacaaggataccattagtctggttcaggatgcagaccagataaaagacctccttgaactcattgatcaagatatcccatcTGCTCTCAAagctcccctagaatctgcagcccatcttgacgaccattttgctatg gctaaaggcgatatgaacaatatcggctattctcagtctcgTATCCGATCTTCAGACTAA